The Bacteroidota bacterium genomic interval TTCGCCTGTTTTTGGCCAATTGGCTGATTTATTCGAAATGGAGGGCAGCATTAGGCGGAAATGTGAAAGTTATTGTTTGCGGGGGAGCCCAATTGCAGCCCAGGCTGACTCATATTTTCGGTGCTGCTGGAATGCCCGTACTTGAAGGATATGGACTGACGGAGACTTCTCCTGTTATTGCTGTTAACAATCTGACTACTTATGAAATCAGGATCAGTACCGTAGGTATTATTCTGAAAGGAGTAGAAGTGAAATTTGCCGATGATGGAGAAATACTTTGCAAAGGACCAGGGGTGATGCTGGGATACTACAAACAACCCGAACTTACTGAAGAAGCTATTGATGAGGACGGCTGGTTTCATACCGGTGATATCGGCGTGATGGTTGATGAAAAGTATTTGAAAATCACAGACAGGAAGAAAGAAATTTTCAAACTGTCAAGTGGAAAATATATTGCCCCCCAATCTATTGAAAATAAGCTCAAAGAATCTTTCTTTATTGAACAGGTGATGATTATCGGGGAAAATGAAAAATTTGCCAGTGCACTTGTTTCTCCCGATTTTGGATATTTGCAAAGCTGGTGCGAGAAACATAAAATCAAATACCAGGATGAATCTGAGCTCATTCACGATCCTGAGGTCATTAACCGGTATCAACGTGAAATTACTTATATAAATAAATCCCTGGGGAAGACAGAACAGGTAAAACGTTTCCGTTTGGTGGAGGATGAATGGACTTCCCAGACTGGTGAACTTTCCCCTACACTTAAATTGAAAAGAAAAATTCTTTTTAGTAAGTATAAAAATTTAATCCAAGAGATTTATGCTGTTGGAAATAATTAATAAAAAACCGGTTTGCCTCATACAAACCGGTTTTTTAATTTTCTGATTGATCTTATCTTTTTCTGATCAGGTATAGTCCTAGAAATGTAAGTAGCCCGTTGAGGATGAGCAGCTCAAATCCAAATTTATATCCGTTAAACCATTTTACTGAGTTGTCACTGATGATGTAGCAAATAATCGGGGAAAGAACAGCAATAAAGGGTACATATTTGTCTTTTACCCTGAAATGGGTAAATAATCCGAAGCTGTATAGTCCGAGCAATGGGCCGTAGGTATATCCGGCAATGGTAAAAAGTTTATCGATGACCGCCTGGTCATTGATCGTCTTAAAAAAGATAATGATACCCATCAGAATGGCGGCAAAAATAATGTGAATCAGGTAACGTACTTTTTTTGCCTTTTTATCCGAATATCCTCTGTTTTTGATATCAAAAATATCGATGGTGAATGAAATGGTTAAGGCAGTGAGTGCCCCGTCAGCACTGGGAAATACTGCAGAGACCAAACCTACCAGGAAAACCACTCCTGCAACAGGCCCTAGGTATTTCAGGGCTATAGTGGGGAAAATATCATCGGACAAGGCAGGTACTGCAATCCCTTTACTTTGCATGAAGAACACAAGGACAGCTCCCAGTAAAAGAAAGAGCAGGTTTACAAAAATCAGGATCCCACTAAAGGTAAACATGTTCCTTTGTGCTTCCTTAAGGTTGCGGCAACTGAGGTTCTTTTGCATCATTTCCTGGTCAAGTCCGGTCATGGCAATGGTGATGAAAGCCCCACTGAAAAATTGCTTCAGGTAAAAACGTTTATCCTGCCAGTTGCACACCATGATTCTGGAATAACTGCTATGCAGGACCTTGGATATTAATGCCGAAAA includes:
- a CDS encoding sodium:solute symporter, with protein sequence MNPQSIFFIFLCYTALLFFITWLTARKSNTDSFYRGNKASPWYVVAYGMIGASLSGVTFMSVPGWVKDTQFSYMMVVFGYLAGYFVIAKILLPLYYRLNLTSIYTYLDRRFGFCSYKTGSGFFIISRLIGASFRMFLVINVLQIFVFDSWHVPFYLTALIFIILIILYTFQGGIKTIIWTDTLQTTFMLLAVICSVVLITRGLHLSFSALISKVLHSSYSRIMVCNWQDKRFYLKQFFSGAFITIAMTGLDQEMMQKNLSCRNLKEAQRNMFTFSGILIFVNLLFLLLGAVLVFFMQSKGIAVPALSDDIFPTIALKYLGPVAGVVFLVGLVSAVFPSADGALTALTISFTIDIFDIKNRGYSDKKAKKVRYLIHIIFAAILMGIIIFFKTINDQAVIDKLFTIAGYTYGPLLGLYSFGLFTHFRVKDKYVPFIAVLSPIICYIISDNSVKWFNGYKFGFELLILNGLLTFLGLYLIRKR